A window of Drosophila nasuta strain 15112-1781.00 unplaced genomic scaffold, ASM2355853v1 ctg14_pilon, whole genome shotgun sequence contains these coding sequences:
- the LOC132797562 gene encoding uncharacterized protein LOC132797562, giving the protein MLRIKDEKLDSSHHHTLQLQKTHRGKWLGSLKIANSRFVGRRGCPSRVHCDNATNFVGASRHLEELRRRVEAEENAVRDFASRSGCEFAFIPPRAPHFGGLWEAGVKSAKHLLLRTVGNALLTLEELQTVVVAVEAVLNSRPLGAVSQDPNDGEALTPGHLLVGGPLVAPAASRTPDQEGLSCLRRWRAVSSLKRAFWQRWSGSMCSACRHGPSGTSCSRICKSESSSSSQKTTSRRCSGWWVESWRCIQERTGRCASQTCEPAQEGCLNGQYTNWRLCQSDEGTAVHRGRCWRI; this is encoded by the exons ATGCTACGCATTAAGGATGAGAAA CTGGATTCTTCGCATCATCATACCCTGCAACTGCAGAAGacacacagaggaaagtggctgggatcattaaagatcgccaattccag gtttgttggtcgaagaggatgtccgagccgagtccattgcgacaacgcgacgaacttcgtcggagcaagtcgccatctggaggagctaaggaggcgagtcgaggccgaggagaacgcagttcgcgacttcgcatcaagaagcggatgcgaatttgcgttcataccgccgagggctcctcacttcggaggactatgggaggcaggtgtgaagtctgcaaagcacctactcctacggacggtgggcaacgccctgctcacgctcgaggagctgcagacagtggtcgtggcggtcgaggcggtgctcaactcccgcCCGCTAGGAGCCGTAAGCCAAGACCCCAACGACGGCGAGGCGCTAACCCCCGGGCATCTACTGGTGGGCGGAccactggtggcaccggcagcatcgcggaccccggaccaggagggtctgagttgcttaaggcgatggcgagctgtctcgtcgctcaagcgagcgttctggcagcgatggtccGGGAGTATGTGCTCggcctgcaggcacgggccAAGTGGGACCAGTTGCAGCCGAATCTGCAAGTcggagagctcgtcgtcgtcgcagaaGACAACCAGCCGCCGATGCAGTGGATGGTGGGTCGAGTCGTGGCGGTGTATCCAGGAGCGGACGGGGCGGTGCGCGTCGCAGACGTGCGAACCAGCACAGGAGGGCTGTTTAAACGGCCAATACACAAATTGGCGCCTCTGCCAATCGGatgaaggcacagccgttcatcggggccggtgttggcgcatttga
- the LOC132797563 gene encoding uncharacterized protein LOC132797563, whose product MQDLCDLQSQLKGDLPNARSTFSRPFTNTGVDFAGPFDVKSFVGRGCYTTKGYVCVFVCFSTKAIHIEATTDLTAEKFLEAFSRFVARRGCPLHMYSDNGETFVRASSILSKDLVESTRNLILTTHSHQGIKSFKTHFYKTVSSVKYTYDKLSTLLTKIEACLNSRPLSPMSEDVSDLVALTPGHFLIRRPLLSMAEPESREDVESIRNAGNGSRLSISISIGDMVIIREENIPPQEWRLGRVLTTCPGADKRVRVVDIQTCRGVFHRPVAKLVLLPTGPTL is encoded by the exons ATGCAAGACCTGTGTGATCTCCAGTCGCAGCTGAAGGGCGATCTCCCAAATGCTCGGTCGACCTTTTCGCGACCATTTACTAACACCGGAGTAGACTTCGCCGGTCCCTTCGACGTCAAGAGTTTCGTCGGACGGGGCTGCTACACTACGAAGggttatgtatgtgtatttgtgtgcttCAGCACCAAGGCAATTCATATTGAGGCGACCACGGATCTGACAGCGGAGAAGTTCTTGGAAGCTTTTTCCCGATTCGTGGCACGGCGTGGGTGCCCTCTTCACATGTACTCTGACAACGGGGAAACGTTCGTCAGAGCCTCCTCAATTCTGTCCAAAGATCTTGTGGAGAGCACCCGCAATCTGATCCTCACCACGCACAGCCATCAAG GCATCAAGAGTTTCAAGACGCATTTCTACAAAACGGTTTCCTCCGTTAAATATACGTACGATAAACTTTCGACCCTCCTGACGAAGATCGAAGCGTGCCTCAATTCGCGGCCTCTGTCTCCTATGTCAGAGGATGTGAGCGACTTGGTGGCTCTTACTCCCGGTCATTTCCTGATCAGGCGTCCGCTACTCTCCATGGCGGAGCCAGAGTCCAGGGAGGATGTGGAGTCCATCCGCAACGCTGGCAACGGCTCAAGGCTCTCCATCAGCATTTCT ATCGGTGACATGGTGATCATCAGAGAGGAGAATATCCCACCACAAGAATGGCGCCTTGGGCGTGTGCTGACCACTTGCCCGGGCGCAGATAAAAGGGTCCGTGTGGTGGACATCCAGACGTGTCGTGGTGTTTTCCACCGACCAGTTGCAAAGCTGGTCCTCCTTCCAACGGGACCCACGCTCTGA